From a single Bradyrhizobium sediminis genomic region:
- a CDS encoding acyltransferase family protein produces MTTNGTSAGATRPIQSMPGRIDWVDYAKGICIVMVVMMHSVLGVEAAAGQTGFMHILVAFAKPFRMPDFFLISGLFLAVVIDRDWRTYLDRKVVHFAYFYVLWVTIQFGFKAPSFAAEAGWAHVGLLYLESFIEPFGTLWFIYLLPVFFVVTKASRKLPPALIWGVAALLEMAHISTGWTVIDEFCARFVYFYSGYLFAGLVFAWSDRARARPAWALAGLALWALVNGSLVELGFSEWPLVSLALGLAGALAIVTAGTLLARAHWLNFLRYCGEHSIVIYLAFFLPMATTRTLLLKTGLIHDIGTISLVVTVVGIAGALAIWRIALKSGANFLFERPAAFWIAPKKARPTLQPAE; encoded by the coding sequence ATGACCACAAACGGCACATCCGCAGGCGCAACGCGTCCCATCCAGTCAATGCCCGGCCGCATCGACTGGGTCGACTACGCCAAGGGCATCTGCATCGTCATGGTGGTCATGATGCATTCGGTGCTGGGCGTCGAGGCGGCGGCCGGCCAGACCGGCTTCATGCACATCCTGGTCGCCTTCGCCAAGCCGTTCCGGATGCCGGATTTCTTCCTGATCTCGGGCCTGTTTCTCGCGGTCGTGATCGACCGCGACTGGCGCACCTATCTCGACCGCAAGGTGGTGCACTTCGCCTATTTCTACGTGCTTTGGGTGACGATCCAGTTCGGCTTCAAGGCGCCCTCCTTCGCCGCCGAGGCGGGCTGGGCCCATGTCGGCTTGCTGTACCTGGAATCCTTCATCGAGCCGTTCGGCACGCTGTGGTTCATCTATCTGCTGCCGGTGTTCTTCGTCGTCACCAAGGCGAGCCGCAAGCTGCCGCCGGCCCTGATCTGGGGCGTCGCGGCGCTGCTGGAGATGGCGCACATCTCGACCGGGTGGACCGTGATCGACGAGTTCTGCGCACGCTTCGTCTATTTCTATTCCGGCTACCTGTTCGCTGGCCTGGTGTTCGCTTGGTCGGACCGCGCGCGGGCGCGTCCTGCGTGGGCGCTCGCGGGCCTCGCGCTCTGGGCGCTGGTCAACGGCAGCCTGGTCGAATTGGGCTTCAGCGAATGGCCGCTGGTCTCGCTGGCGCTGGGGCTTGCGGGCGCTCTCGCCATCGTCACCGCGGGCACGCTGCTGGCGCGCGCGCACTGGCTCAATTTCCTGCGCTATTGCGGCGAGCATTCCATCGTCATCTATCTGGCGTTCTTCCTGCCGATGGCGACGACGCGGACGCTGCTGCTGAAAACCGGCTTGATCCACGATATCGGGACGATCTCGCTTGTAGTTACCGTGGTCGGCATCGCCGGCGCGCTGGCGATCTGGCGGATCGCGCTGAAGTCCGGGGCCAACTTCCTGTTCGAGCGCCCGGCCGCGTTCTGGATCGCGCCGAAGAAGGCTCGCCCGACGCTGCAGCCGGCGGAGTAA
- a CDS encoding UDP-glucose dehydrogenase family protein: MRIAMIGTGYVGLVSGACFADFGHHVTCVDKDADKIASLRRGEIPIFEPGLDMLVASNVKAGRLDFATDLAVPVAEADAVFIAVGTPSRRGDGHADLSYVYTAAREIAAALDGFTVVVTKSTVPVGTGDEVERLIHETNPATDVVVASNPEFLREGAAIRDFKFPDRIVIGTSDTRAQKVLGDIYRPLSLNQAPLMFTARRTAELIKYAANAFLATKITFINEIADLAEKVGADVQEVARGIGLDNRIGSKFLHAGPGFGGSCFPKDTRALVKIALDHDVQLRIVEAVLGVNDNRKRAMARKVANAAGGSLRGKTVAVLGLTFKPDTDDMREAPSIPLVTGLLDLGAKVRAHDPVGMEQARRELPDIEYCDDPYTCVRGADAMVVVTEWVQYRTLDLERLKSELAHPVVVDLRNIYRPEEMAALGFIYESVGRSAEPRG, encoded by the coding sequence ATGCGTATTGCCATGATCGGCACGGGCTATGTGGGGCTGGTTTCCGGCGCCTGTTTTGCCGATTTCGGCCATCACGTCACCTGCGTGGACAAGGACGCCGACAAGATCGCCAGCCTGCGCCGCGGCGAAATCCCGATTTTCGAGCCGGGGCTCGATATGCTGGTGGCGTCCAACGTCAAGGCCGGGCGGCTGGATTTCGCCACCGACCTGGCAGTGCCGGTCGCCGAGGCCGACGCGGTGTTCATCGCCGTTGGCACGCCGTCGCGGCGCGGCGACGGCCATGCCGACCTCAGCTACGTCTATACCGCCGCGCGCGAGATCGCCGCGGCGCTGGATGGTTTCACCGTGGTCGTCACCAAATCGACCGTGCCGGTCGGCACCGGCGACGAGGTCGAGCGCCTGATCCACGAAACCAATCCGGCCACCGACGTCGTGGTGGCGTCCAATCCGGAGTTCCTGCGCGAGGGTGCGGCGATCCGCGACTTCAAGTTTCCCGACCGCATCGTGATCGGCACCTCGGATACCCGCGCGCAAAAAGTGCTTGGCGACATCTACCGGCCGCTGTCGCTCAACCAGGCGCCGCTGATGTTCACGGCGCGGCGCACCGCGGAACTGATCAAATACGCCGCCAACGCTTTCCTCGCCACCAAGATCACCTTCATCAACGAGATCGCCGATCTCGCCGAAAAGGTCGGCGCCGACGTGCAGGAAGTCGCGCGCGGCATCGGGCTCGACAACCGCATCGGCTCGAAATTCCTGCATGCCGGTCCCGGCTTCGGCGGCTCGTGCTTTCCCAAGGACACCCGCGCGCTGGTCAAGATCGCGCTCGATCATGACGTGCAGCTGCGGATCGTCGAGGCGGTGCTCGGGGTCAACGACAACCGCAAGCGCGCGATGGCGCGCAAGGTCGCGAATGCGGCCGGCGGCAGCCTGCGCGGCAAGACGGTGGCCGTGCTCGGCCTCACCTTCAAGCCCGACACCGACGATATGCGCGAGGCGCCGTCGATCCCGCTGGTGACCGGTTTGCTCGACCTCGGTGCCAAGGTGCGCGCGCACGATCCGGTCGGCATGGAGCAGGCGCGCCGTGAACTGCCCGACATCGAATATTGCGACGATCCCTACACTTGCGTGCGCGGCGCCGACGCCATGGTGGTGGTGACCGAGTGGGTGCAGTACCGCACCCTCGATCTGGAACGGCTGAAGAGCGAGTTGGCGCATCCCGTGGTGGTCGACCTCCGCAACATCTATCGCCCCGAGGAAATGGCGGCGCTCGGCTTCATCTATGAGAGCGTCGGGCGGTCGGCCGAGCCGCGGGGGTGA
- the hrpB gene encoding ATP-dependent helicase HrpB: MPRSFDTPLPIDAVLDELARTLAADNSAVLVAPPGAGKTTRVPLALLDAPWIADRKIIVLEPRRIAARASAERMAKTLGERVGDTVGYRVRFGSQVSRATKIEVVTEGIFSRQILDDPELSGVAAVLFDEFHERSLDADLGLALARDAQTGLREDLRILVMSATLDGARVAKLLGDAPVIASEGRAFPVETRYLGRKADAPLERQMADAIAMALRADPGSVLAFLPGAAEIRRTQNFLGERVHDASIEIVPLFGALDAGVQDRAIAPAPKGHRKVVLATSIAETSLTIEGVRIVVDSGVARVPRYEPDIGLTRLETVRASRAAVDQRRGRAGRTEPGVCYRLWDEPQTASLAAYTQPEILSADLSSLVLDLAQWGVSDPATLAFLDPPPAPALKEAKSLLHELGALDADGRITAEGKSLRALALPPRLARMIVDSHRLGAGEEAADIAAILTERGLGGDSADLDFRLDQFRRDRSQRASSARSLARRWAQQVAATEGRPGEDTSPSTGVMLAFAFPDRVAKNRGNGSFVLANGRGAAVDQTSALARAPYIAVAELTGTAAQGRILLAALITQAEIELRFADQIETADEISFDRGAMALRARRRKTLHAITLSEAPLALQPSADTARVLADGLVAAGLDRLPWSKALKQWRDRVMFLRKAEGDTSQHSWPDLSDGALAAQREAWLAPVLYDKAALKDLSAGELSDALMGLLPWELRARLEREAPTHFEAPTGTQLAIDYEAEQGPTIAVRLQELFGLNTHPSIAKGAVPLVLELLSPAHRPVQVTRDLPGFWRGSYAAVRSDLRGRYPRHPWPEDPAHAAPTRRVKPRGT; encoded by the coding sequence TTGCCCCGCAGCTTCGACACGCCCCTCCCGATCGACGCGGTTCTCGACGAGCTGGCCCGCACGCTCGCGGCTGACAACTCAGCGGTGCTGGTGGCGCCGCCAGGCGCCGGCAAGACCACGCGGGTGCCGCTGGCGCTATTGGATGCGCCCTGGATAGCCGACAGGAAGATCATCGTGCTGGAGCCGCGGCGGATCGCGGCCCGCGCCAGCGCCGAGCGCATGGCAAAGACATTGGGCGAACGCGTCGGCGACACCGTCGGCTACCGCGTCCGCTTCGGCTCGCAAGTATCGCGCGCGACGAAAATCGAGGTCGTCACCGAGGGCATCTTCTCGCGGCAGATTCTCGACGATCCGGAACTGTCGGGCGTCGCCGCCGTGCTGTTCGACGAGTTCCACGAGCGCTCGCTCGATGCCGATCTGGGCCTCGCGCTGGCGCGTGACGCGCAAACCGGTCTGCGCGAGGATCTGCGCATTCTCGTGATGTCGGCGACGCTCGACGGCGCGCGGGTGGCAAAACTGCTCGGCGACGCGCCAGTTATCGCCAGCGAGGGCCGTGCCTTTCCGGTCGAGACCCGCTATCTCGGCCGCAAGGCCGATGCGCCGCTGGAGCGGCAGATGGCGGATGCGATCGCGATGGCGCTGCGCGCCGATCCCGGCTCGGTGCTGGCGTTCCTGCCGGGTGCTGCCGAAATCCGCCGCACCCAGAATTTCCTCGGCGAGCGCGTCCACGACGCTTCGATCGAAATCGTGCCGTTGTTCGGCGCGCTCGATGCCGGGGTGCAGGACCGCGCCATCGCGCCCGCCCCAAAGGGTCATCGCAAGGTGGTGCTGGCGACTTCGATCGCGGAGACCTCGCTGACCATCGAGGGCGTGCGCATCGTGGTCGATTCCGGCGTGGCGCGGGTGCCGCGCTACGAGCCCGATATCGGGCTGACGCGGCTGGAAACCGTGCGCGCCTCGCGCGCCGCGGTCGATCAGCGCCGGGGCCGCGCCGGGCGCACCGAGCCCGGCGTCTGCTACCGGCTATGGGACGAGCCGCAGACCGCCTCGCTCGCCGCTTACACCCAGCCCGAAATCCTTTCCGCCGATCTGTCGTCGCTGGTGCTCGACCTCGCGCAATGGGGCGTCAGCGACCCCGCGACGCTGGCGTTTCTCGACCCGCCGCCGGCGCCGGCGCTGAAGGAAGCGAAAAGCCTGCTGCATGAACTTGGCGCGCTCGACGCCGACGGAAGGATCACGGCGGAAGGCAAGAGCCTGCGCGCGCTGGCGCTGCCGCCGCGGCTGGCGCGCATGATCGTGGATTCGCATCGGCTGGGCGCCGGCGAGGAAGCCGCCGACATCGCCGCCATCCTGACCGAGCGCGGGCTCGGCGGCGACAGCGCCGACCTCGATTTCAGGCTCGACCAGTTCCGCCGCGACCGCTCGCAACGCGCTTCCAGCGCGCGCAGCCTCGCCCGGCGCTGGGCACAGCAGGTGGCGGCCACGGAGGGGCGGCCCGGCGAGGATACTTCGCCTTCAACCGGCGTGATGCTCGCCTTTGCCTTTCCCGACCGGGTCGCGAAGAACCGCGGCAATGGCTCCTTCGTGCTGGCCAACGGCCGCGGCGCCGCCGTGGACCAGACGTCCGCGCTGGCGCGTGCGCCCTATATCGCGGTCGCCGAACTGACCGGCACCGCGGCGCAGGGCCGCATCCTGTTGGCTGCCCTGATCACGCAGGCCGAGATCGAGCTGCGCTTTGCCGACCAGATCGAGACCGCGGACGAAATTTCCTTCGATCGCGGCGCGATGGCGTTGCGGGCGCGGCGCAGGAAGACGCTGCACGCGATCACGCTGTCGGAGGCCCCCTTAGCGCTGCAGCCGTCGGCCGATACCGCACGGGTGCTGGCCGACGGGCTGGTCGCCGCCGGGCTCGACAGACTGCCATGGTCGAAAGCGCTGAAACAATGGCGCGACCGCGTGATGTTTCTGCGCAAGGCCGAAGGCGACACGTCACAGCATTCCTGGCCCGATTTGTCCGACGGCGCGCTGGCGGCGCAGCGCGAGGCATGGCTGGCGCCTGTTCTCTACGACAAGGCGGCGCTGAAGGATCTTTCGGCCGGCGAGCTGTCCGATGCGCTGATGGGCCTGCTGCCCTGGGAATTGCGCGCGCGACTGGAGAGGGAAGCGCCGACGCATTTCGAGGCTCCGACCGGCACCCAGCTTGCGATCGATTACGAGGCCGAGCAGGGGCCGACGATTGCGGTCCGCTTGCAGGAATTGTTCGGGCTCAACACCCATCCGTCGATCGCCAAAGGCGCGGTGCCGCTGGTGCTGGAATTGCTGTCGCCCGCGCACCGGCCGGTGCAGGTGACACGCGACCTGCCGGGGTTCTGGCGCGGCAGCTATGCCGCGGTGCGTTCCGACTTGCGCGGGCGCTATCCGCGGCATCCCTGGCCGGAAGATCCCGCTCACGCGGCGCCGACGCGGCGGGTCAAGCCGCGGGGAACTTGA
- a CDS encoding sugar kinase, which translates to MNFHAAAPKIPPRILCIGMPVRDLTFRVSGVPARGSKENASHFDEICGGNALNAAIGIVRLGGRATICGPTGDAREASSRFIFEKLAHEGIETRHIVHMPGLVTPISSVMVDPSGERTIVTFRDPELWKVRLPDTETLLEDCAAILTESRCAEFCTDLCAEARRRGIPVIVDVDRAMSLREGLLTASSHLVFSSEPLQETADVTDDGQALRKIAKLTPSFLAGTRGPKGTIWLDEQGRLQETPAFPVHTVDTLGAGDVFHGAFALAITERQELRQALRFASAAAALKCTRFGGAFAAPQRAEVEQLLGQGQAAANPAQDGQ; encoded by the coding sequence ATGAACTTTCACGCCGCCGCGCCGAAGATTCCGCCGCGCATCCTCTGCATCGGCATGCCGGTGCGCGACCTGACGTTCCGCGTCAGCGGCGTTCCCGCGCGCGGTTCCAAGGAGAACGCCAGCCATTTCGACGAAATCTGCGGCGGCAACGCGCTCAACGCCGCGATCGGAATCGTCCGCCTCGGCGGCCGCGCCACGATCTGCGGCCCGACGGGCGACGCCCGCGAGGCCTCGAGCCGCTTCATCTTCGAAAAACTAGCCCATGAGGGCATCGAAACCCGGCACATCGTGCACATGCCGGGACTGGTGACGCCGATCTCGTCCGTCATGGTCGATCCGAGCGGCGAGCGCACCATCGTCACCTTCCGCGATCCGGAACTGTGGAAGGTCCGCCTGCCCGACACGGAAACGCTGCTGGAGGATTGCGCCGCCATCCTCACCGAGAGCCGCTGCGCGGAATTCTGCACCGATCTGTGCGCCGAGGCGCGCCGGCGCGGCATCCCCGTGATTGTGGACGTCGATCGCGCGATGTCGCTGCGGGAAGGCCTGCTCACCGCATCTTCCCACCTGGTATTCTCGAGCGAGCCGCTGCAGGAGACCGCCGATGTCACCGATGACGGCCAGGCGCTGAGGAAGATCGCGAAGCTGACGCCGTCGTTCCTGGCGGGGACGCGCGGGCCGAAAGGCACAATCTGGCTCGACGAGCAGGGCCGCCTGCAGGAGACGCCGGCCTTCCCGGTGCACACCGTGGATACGCTCGGCGCCGGCGACGTATTCCATGGCGCGTTCGCGCTCGCGATCACCGAACGACAGGAATTGCGGCAGGCGCTCCGCTTCGCTTCGGCCGCGGCGGCCTTGAAATGCACCCGCTTCGGCGGCGCCTTTGCCGCCCCGCAACGCGCTGAAGTGGAACAGCTTTTGGGCCAGGGCCAGGCCGCCGCCAATCCGGCTCAAGACGGCCAATGA
- the nudC gene encoding NAD(+) diphosphatase, giving the protein MTAFDKFPLGRPAFVTNILDRAAHLRSNDEKLLALEGHRDARAYVVHRDSLVVKQEAGGPRALLTIDEALKFGANPGTIFLGLRDGAPVFGMGIPAASVEKLLTRDDVAVTELRGMAMQGVIPPEQLSAIAMAKSMVSWHQRHGYCANCGTRTAMKEGGWKRDCPNCKAEHFPRTDPVVIMLVTSGDKCLMGRQKQFPPGMWSCLAGFVEAAETIEDAVRREIFEESGVHCTDVSYYMTQPWPYPSSLMIGCTARATSEEIIVDHAELEDARWFDRAEATLMIKRQHPDGLAGPHPFAIAHHLLGRWLHEGPDART; this is encoded by the coding sequence ATGACAGCATTCGACAAGTTTCCACTGGGGCGGCCCGCCTTCGTCACCAATATTCTGGATCGCGCCGCGCATCTGCGCTCGAACGACGAGAAACTGCTCGCTCTGGAAGGGCATCGCGACGCCCGCGCCTATGTGGTGCATCGCGATTCGCTGGTGGTGAAGCAGGAAGCCGGCGGCCCCCGCGCGCTCTTGACCATCGACGAGGCGCTGAAATTCGGCGCCAATCCGGGCACGATCTTCCTCGGCCTGCGCGACGGCGCGCCGGTGTTCGGCATGGGCATCCCGGCCGCATCGGTCGAGAAGCTCCTGACCCGCGACGACGTCGCCGTCACCGAGTTGCGCGGCATGGCGATGCAGGGCGTGATCCCGCCCGAGCAGCTCTCGGCGATCGCGATGGCGAAATCGATGGTGAGCTGGCATCAGCGCCACGGCTATTGCGCCAATTGCGGAACCCGCACCGCCATGAAGGAAGGCGGCTGGAAGCGCGACTGCCCGAACTGCAAGGCCGAGCATTTTCCGCGCACCGATCCCGTCGTGATCATGCTGGTGACATCAGGCGACAAATGCCTGATGGGCCGGCAGAAGCAGTTTCCGCCGGGCATGTGGTCGTGTCTGGCGGGTTTCGTCGAGGCCGCCGAGACCATCGAGGACGCGGTCCGCCGCGAAATCTTCGAGGAATCCGGGGTCCACTGCACCGACGTGAGCTACTACATGACGCAGCCCTGGCCCTATCCGTCATCCCTGATGATCGGATGCACCGCGCGCGCCACCAGCGAGGAGATCATCGTCGATCACGCCGAACTGGAGGATGCCCGCTGGTTCGACCGCGCCGAGGCCACGCTGATGATCAAGCGGCAGCATCCCGACGGCCTCGCCGGACCGCATCCGTTTGCGATTGCCCACCATTTGCTCGGACGCTGGCTGCATGAGGGTCCGGACGCGCGCACATAG
- a CDS encoding phosphomannomutase/phosphoglucomutase: MFPKPKSALVPNTYAYESEPMVKATGFREYDARWLFGKEINLMGIQALGMGLGALIAELGVKQEVVTGHDFRGYSASIKYALISGLQAAGCRVHDIGLCMTPMAYFAQFELDVPCVAMVTASHNDNGWTGVKMGANRPLTFGPDEMTRLKEIVLNADFRNKAGGSYQFHENFPARYIADLTRHPKLKRKLKVVVACGNGTAGAFAPQVMEAIGCEVVPLDTELDYTFPKYNPNPEDMEMLHAIRNAVLEHKADVGLGFDGDGDRCGVVDNTGEEIFADKVGVMLARDMSAIHKNAQFVVDVKSTGLFATDPVLQAQGANTTYWKTGHSYMKRHTNELGALAGFEKSGHFFFNKPFGRGYDDGLLSAIAVCEMLDRAPGKSMADLKEALPKTWSSPTMSPHCADETKYGVVDAVVKHFEAMQKQGAKVAGQKIRDLVTVNGVRVTVEDGSWGLVRASSNKPELVVVVESPVSEQRMHDLFEAMNVVLRTHPEVGEYNQTI; this comes from the coding sequence ATGTTTCCGAAGCCGAAATCCGCGCTGGTTCCGAATACCTATGCCTATGAATCCGAGCCGATGGTGAAGGCGACCGGCTTTCGCGAATATGACGCGCGCTGGCTGTTCGGCAAGGAAATCAACCTGATGGGGATCCAGGCGCTGGGCATGGGGCTGGGGGCGCTGATCGCGGAGCTCGGCGTCAAGCAGGAGGTCGTCACCGGGCACGATTTCCGCGGCTATTCGGCCTCGATCAAATACGCGCTGATTTCGGGGCTGCAGGCCGCGGGCTGCAGGGTTCACGACATCGGATTGTGCATGACGCCGATGGCGTATTTCGCGCAGTTCGAGCTCGACGTGCCCTGCGTCGCGATGGTGACGGCGTCGCATAACGACAATGGCTGGACCGGGGTCAAGATGGGCGCCAACCGGCCGCTGACCTTCGGGCCGGACGAGATGACCCGGCTGAAGGAGATCGTGCTCAACGCCGACTTCAGGAACAAGGCCGGCGGCTCCTATCAGTTTCACGAGAATTTCCCGGCGCGCTACATCGCCGATCTGACCAGGCACCCGAAGCTGAAGCGCAAGCTGAAAGTCGTGGTCGCCTGCGGCAACGGCACCGCGGGCGCGTTCGCGCCGCAGGTGATGGAGGCGATCGGCTGCGAGGTAGTGCCGCTCGACACCGAGCTCGATTACACCTTTCCGAAATACAACCCCAACCCCGAAGACATGGAAATGCTGCACGCCATCCGCAACGCGGTGCTGGAGCACAAGGCCGATGTCGGCCTCGGCTTCGACGGCGACGGCGACCGCTGCGGCGTGGTCGACAATACCGGCGAGGAGATCTTCGCCGACAAGGTCGGCGTGATGTTGGCCCGCGACATGTCGGCGATCCACAAGAACGCGCAGTTCGTGGTCGACGTGAAATCGACCGGGCTGTTCGCGACCGACCCGGTGCTGCAGGCGCAAGGCGCCAACACCACCTACTGGAAGACCGGCCACTCCTACATGAAGCGTCATACCAACGAGCTCGGCGCGCTGGCGGGCTTCGAGAAATCCGGCCATTTCTTCTTCAACAAGCCGTTCGGCCGCGGCTATGACGACGGCCTGCTCTCGGCGATAGCGGTCTGCGAGATGCTCGATCGCGCGCCCGGCAAGTCGATGGCGGATCTGAAGGAGGCGCTGCCGAAAACCTGGTCGTCGCCGACCATGTCGCCGCATTGCGCCGACGAAACCAAATACGGCGTGGTCGACGCCGTGGTGAAGCATTTCGAGGCGATGCAGAAGCAGGGCGCGAAGGTGGCGGGACAGAAGATCCGCGATCTCGTCACCGTCAACGGCGTGCGAGTCACCGTCGAGGATGGTAGCTGGGGCCTGGTGCGGGCGTCATCCAACAAGCCGGAACTGGTGGTGGTGGTAGAGAGCCCGGTTTCCGAACAGCGTATGCATGACCTGTTCGAAGCGATGAATGTGGTGCTGCGCACCCATCCCGAGGTCGGCGAATACAATCAGACGATTTGA
- a CDS encoding TIGR02281 family clan AA aspartic protease: MRNIMIIAAFMVGLGTIMAQMADKMTASPALASNASRKTAAVEMPAQTGGRSLSIPRDARGHFQTEGRIDGQRIGFMVDTGASVVALNEKSAARFGFRPSRSDYNATVSTANGTIKAARTRLAMVELGGLVVRDVDAMVLPDEALSENLLGLSFLSKLKRFEYANGRLVLEQ; the protein is encoded by the coding sequence ATGCGTAACATTATGATTATTGCCGCGTTCATGGTCGGCCTCGGCACCATCATGGCGCAGATGGCCGACAAGATGACGGCCTCTCCCGCGCTCGCCAGCAATGCATCCCGGAAAACCGCCGCGGTCGAAATGCCGGCGCAGACGGGCGGCCGCAGCCTCAGCATTCCGCGCGACGCCCGCGGCCATTTCCAGACCGAGGGCCGGATCGACGGCCAGCGCATCGGCTTCATGGTCGACACCGGCGCATCGGTGGTGGCGCTGAACGAGAAGTCGGCGGCGCGGTTCGGTTTCCGCCCCTCACGCAGCGATTACAACGCCACCGTTTCCACCGCCAACGGCACCATCAAGGCGGCGCGCACGCGGCTTGCCATGGTCGAACTCGGCGGCCTCGTGGTGCGCGACGTCGACGCCATGGTGCTGCCCGACGAGGCGCTGTCGGAAAACCTGCTCGGCCTGTCGTTCCTGTCGAAGCTGAAGCGGTTTGAGTATGCGAACGGCAGGCTGGTGCTTGAGCAATAG
- a CDS encoding HIT domain-containing protein, whose translation MPSDAPAWSLHSQLKKDTIDIGDLPLCRVLVIKDAHYPWLLLVPRRPDAVEIIDLSEIEQAQLMTEINRVARALKEVTKCDKLNIAALGNLVPQLHVHIIARRSSDAAWPRPVWGVMPPLAHDAEEVQNFISALRRKIWLG comes from the coding sequence ATGCCTTCTGACGCTCCCGCCTGGTCGCTGCACTCACAGCTCAAAAAGGACACCATCGACATCGGCGACCTGCCGCTGTGCCGGGTGCTCGTGATCAAGGACGCCCACTACCCCTGGCTGCTGCTGGTGCCGCGCCGGCCCGACGCCGTCGAGATCATCGACCTCAGCGAGATCGAGCAGGCGCAGTTGATGACCGAGATCAACCGCGTCGCCCGGGCCCTGAAGGAAGTCACCAAGTGCGACAAGCTGAATATCGCAGCGCTGGGCAATCTGGTGCCGCAACTGCACGTTCATATCATCGCGCGGCGCTCCAGCGACGCCGCCTGGCCGCGTCCAGTCTGGGGGGTGATGCCGCCGCTGGCGCACGACGCCGAAGAAGTCCAGAATTTCATCAGCGCACTGCGCCGCAAGATTTGGCTTGGTTGA
- a CDS encoding Lrp/AsnC family transcriptional regulator, with protein sequence MTDLATQVIEPNRRLDAIDRKILTVLQEDASLSVAEIGDRVGLSSTPCWKRIQRLEADGVILRRVALVDQNKIGLGITVFVSVESSDHSEAWLKTFASAVSAMPEVMEFYRMAGDVDYMLRVVVADMQSYDVFYKKLIGAVPLKNVTSRFAMEKIKSVTAYPVPAAA encoded by the coding sequence ATGACCGACCTCGCCACCCAGGTTATCGAGCCCAACCGCCGCCTCGACGCCATCGACCGCAAGATTCTGACCGTGCTGCAGGAGGACGCCTCGCTCTCGGTCGCCGAGATCGGCGACCGCGTCGGCCTGTCCTCGACACCGTGCTGGAAGCGGATCCAGCGGCTCGAGGCCGACGGGGTGATCCTGCGCCGGGTCGCATTGGTCGACCAGAACAAGATCGGGCTCGGCATTACCGTGTTCGTCTCGGTCGAGAGCTCAGATCATTCCGAGGCCTGGCTCAAGACCTTCGCCAGCGCCGTCAGCGCGATGCCGGAGGTGATGGAGTTCTACCGGATGGCCGGCGACGTCGACTACATGCTGCGCGTCGTGGTCGCGGACATGCAGAGCTATGACGTGTTCTACAAGAAGCTGATCGGTGCGGTGCCGCTGAAGAACGTGACGTCGCGCTTTGCGATGGAAAAGATCAAGTCGGTCACCGCATACCCGGTGCCGGCGGCGGCGTAG